From Nocardioides faecalis:
CCGACCGCCCCGTTCGGAGTCGGGGCGACCATGCCGGCAATGATCACGGCGCTGGGCAAGGTGATCCTCGCCCACCAGGACGACGACACCGTGGGTGCGGCGCTCGCTGCCGGGTGGCCGCGTCGCACGCCGTACACCGTCATGGGACGTGGTCTGATGGCCGACCAGCTGCGCAAGGCCCGCCAGACCGGGGTCGCCTTCGACCGGCAGGAGGCGGTGGTCGGGCTCTCCTGCGTGGCGGCCGCCGTGCTCGATGCGGACGGACGGGCGATCGGGGCGGTGTCCGCGTGCGGGCCCGTCGGCCGGTTCAAGCCCGAGGCGGCCGCGCCGGCCACGCTGCGCGCGGCCCGGCTGATCTCCAACGACGTGAAGCGTGCGGCGGCGCTCCAAGCCTGAGCCTGCGCCAGGCCCGAGCCCTCATCCGGGCAGAGCGTCAGCGGCCCCGCGGCCGGTCCCTCGAGGACCCCGCGGGGCCGTTCGCACGTGGCGACCAGGCAGACCGCGAACGGCCACCGGCCCCCACCCGCGCCTACGACGGGGGTGGGGGCCGGTGGCCGTGGTGCAGGCGAGGTCCGTCAGACCTGGGCCTCATCACCGGGCAGGGCCGGCGAGGACGCGACGGCAGCAGGTGCGGTGTCGAGCCCCAGGGCGAGGGCCGGGTTGTCGTGGGTCATCCGGTAGACGTCGTCGGCGTCGATCCCCAGGTCCAGCATGGAGGCGATGAACATCCGCAGCACCTCGGGGGCCGGCGGGTTCCAGGCCTCGCCCGCGTCGCTGGACATGATGCACCGCTCGGGTCCCACCGCGCGGATGGCGTCGGCGAGCTCGCGCGGGTTGGTGCGCTGGTGCATCGGCATGCACCCGATGAACACGTGCTCGATGTAGCCACCGAGCTCGGCGATGCGCTGCTGGTGCTCGATCGTGGCGGCCACCGAGCCGCTGCACGGGTGGGTCAGGACGAACCGGGCGCCGGCCTGCTGCGCGGCCTCGGCCAGGACCAGGCTGTGCTCGGGAGGCAGGTGCCCGCTCGCGACCGTGACGCCGTAGGCACTGCACACCTCGACGACCGCCTGGGCGTCGGCGGTGAGCGCCCCGTCGGCATCCACGACGGCGACGGCGTCCTCGGTCTGCGCGCGCTCGGCCGCCAGCGTCGTGAGGTAGGGCTCCATGCGCGCCAGGGTGATGCTGTGCTTGGGCGGCTCCTGCTTGGCCGACCAGGTGGGGAACCACGCGATGCGGGCACCCATCTGTGCGGCCATCTCGACCGTGGTCGGGTTCAGCCCGCCCACCGGCGGGTTCAGCGTGATGCTGCCGAAGATCTCCAGCTCGGGGTGCAGCTCCTGCAGGGTGCCTGCCGCTGCCATGGTCGGGAAGAAGTGGGACTTGATCACGAACCCGCGCATCTGGGCGGCGGCCGCGGCCTCGGCCCACTCCACGTTGGTCACCCGGGGCCGGCGACGCAGCGTGAACTCCGGGTAGCCGTGGGCGTGCAGGTCGAGCGCTCCGACCAGGAGCTCGTCCTCGATTCGATGCATCATCATGCTTCCTTGCTTGAGGGGGCTGAGGTGCTCAGCGTGGACAGGACACCGCTCAGGGGTGCGGTTGCGTCGAGGACGGCCGAGACCACCTCGTCGGTGCGCGCGGCACCGAGGACCGGCTCGGCGAGCCGGCGGAACTTGTCGACGAGGTCGGCGCGGGTGAGCGGGTTGGTCGGCTCACCCTTGGGGGTGTGCACCTCGGCCTCGAAGGTCCGGCCGTCGGTGGTCTCCAGCACCACGCGGCTGGCCCAGACGCGGGGGAACATCTCGGTCAGCCGCGGCTCCTCGCGCACCGCGACCCGCTGGTAGAGCC
This genomic window contains:
- a CDS encoding DUF6282 family protein; protein product: MMMHRIEDELLVGALDLHAHGYPEFTLRRRPRVTNVEWAEAAAAAQMRGFVIKSHFFPTMAAAGTLQELHPELEIFGSITLNPPVGGLNPTTVEMAAQMGARIAWFPTWSAKQEPPKHSITLARMEPYLTTLAAERAQTEDAVAVVDADGALTADAQAVVEVCSAYGVTVASGHLPPEHSLVLAEAAQQAGARFVLTHPCSGSVAATIEHQQRIAELGGYIEHVFIGCMPMHQRTNPRELADAIRAVGPERCIMSSDAGEAWNPPAPEVLRMFIASMLDLGIDADDVYRMTHDNPALALGLDTAPAAVASSPALPGDEAQV